One genomic region from Cellulomonas hominis encodes:
- a CDS encoding transcriptional regulator produces the protein MTDADLDPVIHAQSRLRVVATLAALAPGDRLTFPRLQQLLDMTAGNLSTHLRKLEEAEYVTVHKTFEGRTPATYVELSATGRAAFERYTAALTALLGGAR, from the coding sequence ATGACCGACGCCGACCTCGACCCCGTCATCCACGCGCAGTCGCGGCTGCGCGTCGTCGCCACGCTCGCGGCGCTCGCGCCGGGGGACCGCCTGACCTTCCCGCGGCTGCAGCAGCTGCTCGACATGACCGCGGGCAACCTGTCCACCCACCTGCGCAAGCTGGAAGAGGCCGAGTACGTGACCGTGCACAAGACCTTCGAGGGCCGCACGCCTGCGACCTACGTCGAGCTGTCGGCGACCGGACGGGCCGCGTTCGAGCGGTACACGGCCGCGCTCACGGCGCTGCTGGGCGGTGCCCGATGA